The Oscillospiraceae bacterium genome contains a region encoding:
- a CDS encoding glycosyl transferase, translated as MADNRETNFISAVVYLQDDAGKVVPFFAQLCAQLEAHFENYELIAVNDGCVDDTVKLLREWAGESLQKPLTILNMSLRQGLETAMNAGLDAAIGDFVYEFDSLEMQYDADLVWQAYQKALSGFDVVTACPDRQKLLSRAFYRLFNAFSGSPYRLETDVFRLVSRRAVNRVYAISNQLPYRKAAYAASGLACATLRFHGSAPSRGDARFDKAMDSLALYTDAGYKISLGLSLGMLALTLLALVYTVVIWVVGTPVTGWTTTMLVLSAGLAGMFFILTIAVKYLNLLVRLTFKKQNYLIEGIEKLQK; from the coding sequence ATGGCGGATAACAGAGAAACAAATTTTATCTCGGCGGTGGTGTACCTGCAGGACGATGCGGGCAAGGTTGTTCCGTTTTTTGCCCAGCTGTGCGCCCAGTTGGAGGCCCACTTTGAGAATTACGAGCTGATCGCTGTGAACGACGGCTGCGTCGACGACACCGTAAAGCTGCTGCGGGAGTGGGCGGGCGAGAGCCTGCAAAAACCGCTCACCATTTTGAACATGAGCCTGCGCCAGGGGCTGGAAACCGCCATGAACGCCGGGCTGGACGCGGCCATTGGCGATTTTGTGTACGAGTTCGACAGCCTGGAGATGCAGTACGATGCGGATCTTGTTTGGCAGGCCTACCAAAAGGCCCTTTCCGGGTTTGACGTGGTCACTGCATGCCCCGACAGGCAAAAGCTTCTGAGCCGGGCCTTCTACCGGCTGTTCAACGCCTTTTCCGGCAGCCCTTACCGGCTGGAAACCGATGTGTTCCGGCTGGTGAGCCGGCGGGCGGTGAACCGGGTGTACGCCATCAGCAACCAGCTGCCCTACCGCAAGGCGGCCTATGCCGCCAGCGGCCTGGCCTGCGCCACCCTGCGCTTTCACGGCAGCGCCCCCAGCCGGGGCGACGCCCGCTTTGATAAGGCCATGGACAGCCTGGCCCTCTACACCGACGCGGGGTACAAGATCAGCCTGGGGCTGAGCCTCGGCATGCTGGCGCTCACGCTGCTGGCACTGGTGTACACGGTGGTGATCTGGGTGGTAGGCACGCCCGTGACCGGCTGGACCACCACCATGCTGGTGCTCTCGGCCGGGCTGGCCGGCATGTTTTTCATTCTCACCATCGCGGTGAAATACCTGAACCTTTTGGTGCGCCTTACTTTTAAAAAGCAGAATTACCTGATCGAAGGCATTGAAAAATTGCAGAAGTGA
- a CDS encoding MATE family efflux transporter: MRKNETQCSLTQGGVARAMLLFALPIFCSNLFQQLYNAVDSLIVGNFLGGEALAAVGSSGSLIMLLVGFVNGMSLGAGVLVARFFGAGDRENLERAVHTTVALGLAAGLVLTVAGVLFTPQLLRWMGTPEDVIGSSVAYFRVYFLGSSAVVLYNVGAGILQSVGDSRSPMVYLLVSSAANVALDLLFVAVLRWGVASAALATVISQALSAVLSFRKLAGPGTAYRVRWRRVRFDPGTLRQVLGLGLPSGVQNSVISLANVIVQANINAFGSAAMAGCGAYSKVEGFAFLPITCFALALSTFVSQNVGAGRYDRVKQGMRFGLLCSPLLAEGVGLGMYLLAPRLIAAFNGEAQVVAYGVNYARTVALFYCLLAFSHCCAGLLRGLGRPVIPMGIMLAVWCVLRITYITLTVRVLPTIRVVYWAYPLTWGISSVLFALCLARLRFPPMPGPAAPIEKGNKG; this comes from the coding sequence ATGAGGAAAAACGAAACACAGTGTTCGCTCACCCAGGGAGGCGTGGCAAGGGCCATGCTGCTGTTCGCGCTGCCGATCTTTTGCAGCAACCTGTTCCAGCAGCTTTACAACGCGGTGGATTCGCTGATCGTGGGTAACTTCCTGGGGGGCGAGGCGCTGGCGGCGGTGGGTTCGTCCGGCAGCCTGATTATGCTGCTGGTGGGCTTTGTAAATGGGATGAGCCTGGGGGCCGGGGTGCTGGTGGCGCGCTTTTTCGGCGCGGGCGACCGGGAGAATCTGGAACGCGCGGTGCATACCACCGTGGCCCTGGGCCTGGCGGCGGGGCTGGTGCTGACCGTGGCGGGGGTGCTGTTTACCCCGCAGCTTCTGCGCTGGATGGGAACGCCGGAGGATGTGATCGGCAGCTCGGTGGCGTATTTCCGGGTTTACTTTTTGGGCTCCAGCGCGGTGGTGCTGTACAACGTGGGGGCGGGGATCCTGCAGTCGGTGGGCGACAGCCGCAGCCCCATGGTGTACCTTCTGGTATCGTCGGCGGCGAACGTGGCGCTGGATCTTTTGTTCGTGGCGGTGCTGCGCTGGGGTGTTGCCAGCGCAGCGCTGGCAACGGTGATCAGCCAGGCGCTGAGCGCCGTTCTCTCGTTCCGCAAGCTGGCGGGGCCGGGCACGGCGTACCGCGTGCGGTGGCGGCGGGTGCGCTTTGATCCGGGCACGCTGCGCCAGGTGCTGGGCCTGGGGCTGCCCTCAGGGGTGCAGAACTCGGTGATCTCGCTGGCAAACGTGATCGTGCAGGCCAACATCAACGCCTTCGGTTCCGCGGCCATGGCGGGCTGCGGGGCCTACAGCAAGGTGGAGGGCTTCGCCTTTCTGCCCATTACCTGCTTTGCCCTGGCCCTTTCCACCTTTGTGAGCCAGAACGTGGGCGCGGGCCGGTACGACCGGGTAAAGCAGGGGATGCGGTTCGGCCTGCTGTGCAGCCCCCTGCTGGCCGAGGGGGTGGGGCTTGGCATGTATCTGCTGGCGCCCCGGCTCATTGCGGCCTTTAACGGCGAAGCGCAGGTGGTGGCGTATGGGGTGAACTATGCCCGCACCGTGGCGCTGTTTTACTGCCTGCTGGCCTTTTCCCACTGCTGCGCGGGGCTGCTGCGGGGCCTGGGCCGGCCGGTCATCCCCATGGGGATCATGCTGGCGGTGTGGTGCGTGCTGCGCATCACCTACATCACCCTGACGGTGCGGGTCCTGCCCACCATCCGGGTGGTTTACTGGGCCTACCCGCTCACCTGGGGCATCAGCTCGGTACTGTTCGCACTGTGTTTGGCGCGGCTGCGCTTTCCGCCCATGCCAGGGCCGGCGGCGCCTATAGAGAAGGGGAATAAAGGATGA
- a CDS encoding 1-acyl-sn-glycerol-3-phosphate acyltransferase, translating into MFYAIVVTLAWVIWHLVFAIKVVGRENLPKDGRGFVLAPNHISAIDPVFVVIARFWGRRMLVMAKEELMHVNPFITWFFNHVGVFGVERGKGDTATIDGVIQKVREGQGLLIFPEGTRSKTGEPGRLKSGAFVVASAAGADMVPCRIIYSRGQMKLFSRVRVCFGKPIPAGELDLGEVRSAAKLRQNKQLLLDAWEQLYQENKFQ; encoded by the coding sequence ATGTTTTATGCGATTGTCGTCACCCTGGCCTGGGTAATCTGGCACCTGGTCTTTGCCATCAAGGTGGTGGGCCGGGAAAACCTGCCGAAAGACGGGCGGGGGTTTGTGCTGGCCCCCAATCACATCTCGGCCATTGACCCGGTGTTTGTGGTCATCGCCCGGTTTTGGGGCAGGCGGATGCTGGTGATGGCCAAGGAAGAACTCATGCACGTGAACCCGTTCATCACCTGGTTCTTCAACCATGTGGGCGTGTTCGGTGTGGAGCGCGGCAAGGGCGATACCGCCACCATTGATGGGGTGATCCAAAAGGTCCGGGAGGGGCAGGGCCTGCTCATCTTCCCGGAGGGGACCCGCTCCAAGACGGGCGAGCCCGGCCGGCTCAAGAGCGGGGCCTTTGTGGTGGCCAGTGCCGCCGGGGCGGATATGGTGCCCTGCCGCATCATTTACAGCCGGGGCCAGATGAAACTGTTCAGCCGGGTGCGGGTGTGCTTCGGCAAGCCCATCCCCGCGGGAGAGCTGGATCTGGGCGAGGTGCGCTCTGCTGCAAAGCTGCGGCAGAACAAGCAGCTGCTGCTGGACGCCTGGGAGCAGCTTTACCAGGAAAACAAGTTCCAATAA
- a CDS encoding bifunctional 4-hydroxy-3-methylbut-2-enyl diphosphate reductase/30S ribosomal protein S1 translates to MQIVKAKTAGFCFGVDRAVKLTYELVEGGHRVATLGPLIHNPQCVADLEARGVVTAPSVAGVPAGYEVVVRSHGVPASVYDEIRAAGLVCHDATCPFVAKIHRIAKQASEEGRTLLVAGDKAHPEVQGIAGHTAGEVFIFADLAELEAWPGPKNGENGIFVVAQTTFQVTKWLECTSFIKKGYTNAKIFDTICSATWARQQEAEDLSQRCDLMVVIGGHHSSNTQKLVRVAEKHTRAVTVETASELKAEWFQGVNTVGVTAGASTPSSIIEEVLNSMSEEIRDEMSFAEMFAESEANLKPVFAGKVVEGTVTSVTPNEVQVDIGTKHTGFVKLSELTDDPAIRVEDMVKVGDKLDLVVEKVNDQEGVAYLSRKKLEARKGMEEVAKAAEDGTVMEGVVTETNKGGVIALVKGVKVFVPRSQATMRRDEDINALVKQNVKLVITECAGRKIVGSINKVTAEANAAKREAFWADVEVGKTYTGVVKSLTAYGAFVDIGGVDGLCHISELSWNRIKHPSEVVSVGDTIEVYVKALDPENHKVSLGFKKAEDNPWEQLKTDYPIGSTFTAPVVSITKFGAFVRILPGIDGLVHISEISNERVEKVSDVLKVGDEVNVKLLDVDFDKKRISLSMKALLNDDEQAEEGEE, encoded by the coding sequence TTGCAGATCGTCAAGGCCAAGACCGCCGGATTCTGCTTTGGGGTGGACCGGGCGGTAAAGCTCACTTATGAGTTGGTGGAGGGGGGCCACAGGGTGGCCACGCTGGGGCCGCTCATCCATAACCCCCAGTGTGTGGCGGATCTGGAAGCGCGGGGGGTGGTGACCGCCCCTTCGGTGGCGGGTGTGCCCGCCGGATACGAGGTGGTGGTGCGCAGCCATGGGGTGCCCGCTTCGGTCTATGATGAGATCCGGGCGGCGGGCCTTGTTTGCCACGACGCGACCTGCCCTTTCGTGGCCAAGATCCACCGCATTGCGAAACAGGCCAGCGAGGAGGGCAGAACCCTGCTTGTGGCGGGCGACAAGGCCCACCCGGAGGTGCAGGGCATTGCGGGCCACACGGCCGGCGAGGTATTCATTTTTGCTGATTTGGCTGAATTGGAAGCATGGCCCGGGCCTAAAAATGGCGAAAATGGGATATTTGTGGTGGCACAAACCACGTTTCAGGTAACAAAATGGTTAGAATGCACAAGCTTTATAAAAAAAGGCTATACAAACGCCAAAATTTTTGATACAATATGTAGTGCGACGTGGGCGAGGCAACAGGAAGCGGAGGACCTCAGCCAGCGGTGCGACCTGATGGTCGTCATTGGTGGTCATCATTCCTCCAACACCCAAAAGCTGGTCAGGGTCGCCGAAAAGCACACCCGGGCCGTCACGGTCGAGACAGCAAGCGAGCTGAAGGCCGAATGGTTTCAGGGCGTGAATACGGTGGGCGTTACAGCGGGGGCTTCCACGCCGTCGTCTATAATTGAGGAGGTACTTAACAGTATGAGTGAAGAAATCCGTGACGAGATGAGCTTTGCGGAGATGTTCGCCGAAAGCGAAGCGAATCTCAAGCCTGTGTTTGCAGGCAAGGTAGTGGAGGGCACTGTTACCAGCGTTACACCCAACGAGGTGCAGGTGGATATCGGCACCAAGCACACCGGTTTTGTAAAACTGAGTGAACTCACCGACGACCCCGCGATCCGCGTGGAAGACATGGTCAAGGTTGGGGACAAGCTGGACCTCGTCGTGGAAAAAGTAAACGATCAGGAAGGCGTTGCCTACCTGTCCCGTAAAAAGCTGGAGGCCCGCAAGGGCATGGAAGAAGTGGCCAAGGCCGCCGAGGACGGCACCGTGATGGAAGGCGTGGTCACCGAGACCAACAAGGGCGGCGTGATCGCGCTGGTCAAGGGCGTAAAGGTGTTTGTGCCCCGCAGCCAGGCCACCATGCGCCGCGACGAGGACATCAACGCCCTGGTGAAACAGAACGTCAAGCTGGTTATCACCGAGTGCGCGGGCCGCAAGATCGTGGGCTCCATCAACAAGGTCACCGCTGAGGCCAACGCCGCCAAGCGCGAGGCGTTCTGGGCCGATGTGGAGGTTGGCAAGACCTACACCGGCGTGGTCAAGAGCCTGACCGCCTACGGCGCCTTTGTGGACATTGGCGGCGTGGATGGCCTGTGCCATATCAGCGAGCTTTCCTGGAACCGCATCAAGCACCCCAGCGAAGTGGTGAGTGTGGGCGATACCATTGAGGTGTATGTGAAGGCGCTGGATCCCGAGAATCACAAGGTGAGCCTGGGCTTCAAAAAAGCCGAGGACAACCCCTGGGAGCAGCTCAAGACCGATTACCCCATCGGCAGCACCTTTACCGCCCCGGTGGTGAGCATCACCAAGTTCGGCGCCTTTGTGCGCATCCTGCCCGGCATCGACGGTTTGGTGCACATCAGTGAGATCAGCAACGAGCGGGTGGAAAAGGTCAGCGATGTGCTGAAGGTCGGCGACGAGGTGAATGTGAAGCTGCTGGACGTCGATTTCGACAAAAAGCG
- a CDS encoding lipoprotein, with product MNLLIVGAGAAGLMAAGAALESGHAVTLLEHSGLPGKKILVTGKGRCNLTNNCGEETFLQNVRANPRFLYSALYAFPPARAMELFERLGVPLKTERGRRVFPVSDRAEDVRAALLRYAAGARFEAGSARELLLESGRCAGVRTKEGRTFLADAVLVATGGVSYPGTGSTGDGYKLAKQAGHTVVPPVPSLCSLVSPDPACKKMMGLSLRNVTLTLYRDAKPVYSELGEMLFTHFGISGPLALSASSYIKDMEKHTWSAGIDLKPALSGEQLYQRITNDFALLANKSAQGALAKLLPASMQPVMVERWGVDPATHANQITKEQKQALVRLIKRWEVPIARRGDLAHAVITAGGVSVKQVDPRTMQSKLCPGLFFAGEVLDLDAYTGGYNLQIAWCTAQAAARAL from the coding sequence GTGAACCTGCTGATCGTTGGGGCAGGCGCCGCGGGGCTGATGGCCGCCGGCGCCGCGCTGGAAAGCGGCCATGCCGTGACCCTTTTGGAGCACAGCGGGCTGCCGGGCAAAAAGATCCTGGTCACCGGAAAAGGCCGCTGCAACCTGACCAACAACTGCGGCGAGGAGACCTTTTTGCAGAATGTGCGCGCCAACCCCCGCTTTCTCTACTCGGCGCTGTACGCCTTTCCGCCGGCCAGGGCGATGGAGTTGTTCGAGCGGCTGGGCGTGCCGCTCAAGACCGAACGGGGCCGCCGGGTGTTCCCGGTGAGCGACCGGGCCGAGGATGTGCGCGCCGCCCTTTTGCGCTACGCGGCCGGCGCGCGGTTTGAGGCGGGCAGCGCGCGGGAGCTCCTGCTGGAAAGCGGCCGCTGCGCGGGCGTTCGCACCAAAGAGGGCCGGACCTTTTTGGCGGATGCGGTGCTGGTGGCCACGGGGGGCGTTTCCTACCCGGGCACCGGTTCCACCGGGGACGGCTACAAGCTGGCAAAACAGGCGGGGCACACCGTTGTGCCGCCCGTGCCGAGCCTTTGCAGCCTGGTGAGCCCGGACCCCGCCTGTAAAAAGATGATGGGCCTTTCGCTGCGCAACGTGACCCTGACCCTTTACCGGGACGCAAAGCCGGTGTACAGCGAGCTGGGGGAAATGTTGTTTACCCACTTCGGCATCTCGGGGCCGCTCGCCCTCTCGGCCTCGAGCTACATCAAAGACATGGAAAAGCACACCTGGAGCGCCGGAATCGACCTGAAGCCTGCGCTGAGCGGGGAGCAGCTTTACCAGCGCATCACAAACGATTTTGCGCTTTTGGCAAACAAGAGCGCCCAGGGCGCGCTTGCAAAGCTACTGCCTGCCAGCATGCAGCCGGTCATGGTGGAGCGCTGGGGCGTGGATCCCGCCACCCATGCAAATCAGATCACAAAAGAGCAAAAGCAGGCCTTGGTGCGGCTTATCAAGCGCTGGGAGGTGCCCATCGCCCGGAGGGGGGATCTGGCGCACGCGGTAATTACCGCAGGCGGGGTGAGCGTGAAGCAAGTGGATCCCCGCACCATGCAGTCCAAGCTCTGCCCCGGGCTTTTCTTTGCGGGCGAGGTGCTGGACCTGGACGCCTACACCGGCGGGTACAACCTGCAGATCGCCTGGTGCACCGCGCAGGCGGCCGCCCGGGCGCTGTGA
- a CDS encoding putative response regulatory protein — protein sequence MYRAVIVDDEDVIVQGLSKILPWEKYNCRVVATAGDGKRALELIRTLEPDMLITDIRMPGMDGLALIAALRSEFPAMQVTILSGYPDFEYAQRAMQLGVARYCVKPSKLNDLEEALAEMVRRLEKTAAEAAQPAAGESAETPATESEGAQNFIIKNALQYIEEHYAEKLTLTDVAESVYVSQWHLSKLIGKYTSQSFSELLNGVRIAKAKELLQDPSLRIWEISERVGFTDVTHFSRIFKKMENRSANEYRNQVLGGGGR from the coding sequence ATGTACCGTGCGGTGATCGTGGACGACGAGGACGTGATCGTACAGGGCCTGTCCAAAATACTGCCCTGGGAAAAATACAACTGCCGGGTGGTGGCGACTGCCGGCGACGGCAAGCGGGCGCTGGAGCTTATCCGCACCCTGGAACCGGACATGCTGATCACCGACATCCGCATGCCCGGCATGGATGGGCTGGCCCTGATCGCCGCGCTGCGCAGCGAATTCCCGGCCATGCAGGTCACGATCCTTTCCGGTTACCCGGATTTCGAGTACGCCCAGCGGGCGATGCAGCTGGGGGTGGCGCGTTATTGCGTAAAGCCCAGCAAGCTGAACGACCTGGAAGAAGCCCTGGCAGAGATGGTGCGCCGGCTGGAAAAAACGGCGGCCGAAGCGGCGCAGCCTGCGGCCGGGGAGAGCGCGGAAACCCCCGCCACGGAGAGCGAGGGCGCCCAGAACTTTATCATCAAAAATGCCCTGCAGTACATCGAGGAGCACTACGCCGAAAAGCTTACCCTCACCGATGTGGCCGAGAGCGTGTACGTGAGCCAGTGGCACCTTTCCAAGCTGATCGGCAAGTATACCAGCCAGAGTTTTTCCGAGCTGCTCAACGGCGTGCGGATCGCCAAGGCCAAGGAGCTGCTGCAGGACCCCTCGCTTCGCATTTGGGAGATCAGCGAGAGGGTGGGGTTTACCGACGTGACGCATTTTTCCCGCATTTTTAAAAAGATGGAGAACCGCAGCGCCAACGAGTACCGCAACCAGGTGCTGGGCGGCGGAGGCAGATAG
- the pacL2 gene encoding ATPase, translating into MEYYQQSARQVQQALGSGPQGLTPREAASRLARQGKNKLKEGKKESWFQRFLQQMADPMIIVLLAAAAVSGLTAACAGESFADVFIILAVVLINALLGVYQESKAEKAIEALQKMTAAQSRVVRGGHVQTVHSEDLVPGDVVLLEAGDAVPADGRLLEAVALKIEEAALTGESLPVEKSEAALPGGRAAPLGDRHCMAYMGSAVSYGRGKLLVTATGMNTEMGRIAGVLAATVQGKTPLQQKLMALSKALSALVLAICVFIFGFGLWEAGTVDLPTVLSTFMVAVSLAVAAIPEGLAAVVTIVLSVGVTKMSRQGAVIRRLTAVETLGCAQVVCSDKTGTLTQNKMQVRQHYGPEKSLARALALCTDAELGANGKAQGEATECALVEYAASLGLPKNTLAIGAPRVGELPFDSERKLMSTFHKERGRTDVTQFTKGAPDVLLGRCTHWLRDGLPVPLTQGDRAAILAENQRMAGAALRVLAAAQRAWPAMPARPEPAVCEQQLTFLGLVGMMDPVRPEVAPAIRQCRAAGIRPVMITGDHKDTAAAIGRELGILTGPGGAITGMELERMSDAELARRVPEFSVYARVQPQHKVRIVKAWRARGCVTAMTGDGVNDAPALKSADIGVGMGLTGTDVTKNVADMVLADDNFATIVAAVGEGRRIYDNIRKAIQFLLASNMSEVLSIFTATLLGISLLGPAHLLWINLITDCFPALALGMERAEENVMRRPPRPRSEGIFAGGLGFDVAWQGLLVTALTLAAYFAGVFSETGLWQVTQSGAGVSMAFLTMSMAEIFHSFNMRSQRGSVFALKGQNMYLWGAMLGSLLLSTGVLFWPPAAAAFGFEAITLAQYGTAMGLALAIIPLVELCKAILRLGGEKD; encoded by the coding sequence ATGGAATATTATCAGCAAAGCGCCCGCCAGGTGCAGCAGGCCCTGGGCAGCGGGCCGCAGGGCCTCACCCCCCGCGAGGCCGCCTCCCGGCTGGCACGGCAGGGGAAGAACAAACTGAAAGAGGGCAAAAAGGAGAGCTGGTTCCAGCGCTTTTTGCAGCAGATGGCCGACCCCATGATCATTGTGCTGCTGGCGGCGGCCGCGGTGTCTGGCCTGACGGCCGCCTGCGCGGGCGAAAGCTTTGCGGACGTGTTCATCATTCTGGCGGTGGTGCTGATCAATGCCCTGCTGGGGGTATACCAGGAGAGCAAGGCTGAAAAGGCGATCGAGGCGCTGCAAAAAATGACCGCGGCCCAGAGCCGGGTGGTGCGGGGCGGCCATGTTCAGACCGTTCACAGCGAGGATTTGGTGCCCGGCGATGTGGTGCTGCTGGAGGCGGGGGACGCGGTGCCCGCCGACGGCCGCCTGTTGGAGGCGGTGGCGCTGAAGATCGAGGAGGCCGCCCTGACCGGCGAGAGCCTGCCGGTGGAAAAAAGCGAGGCCGCCCTGCCGGGTGGGCGCGCGGCGCCGCTGGGCGACCGGCACTGCATGGCGTATATGGGCAGCGCCGTGAGCTACGGCCGGGGCAAGCTGCTGGTCACCGCCACCGGCATGAACACCGAGATGGGCCGGATTGCCGGGGTGCTGGCAGCTACGGTGCAGGGAAAAACGCCCCTGCAGCAAAAGCTGATGGCCCTGAGCAAGGCGCTGAGCGCGCTGGTGCTGGCCATCTGCGTGTTTATTTTTGGCTTTGGGCTGTGGGAGGCGGGCACGGTGGATCTGCCCACCGTGCTGTCCACCTTTATGGTAGCGGTGAGCCTTGCGGTGGCCGCGATCCCGGAAGGGCTGGCCGCGGTGGTCACCATCGTGTTGTCGGTAGGGGTGACCAAAATGAGCCGCCAGGGGGCGGTGATCCGCCGCCTGACCGCGGTGGAAACCCTGGGGTGCGCCCAGGTGGTGTGCAGCGACAAGACCGGCACCCTGACCCAGAACAAGATGCAGGTGCGCCAGCATTATGGCCCCGAAAAATCGCTGGCCCGCGCGCTGGCCCTGTGCACCGACGCCGAGCTGGGCGCAAACGGAAAAGCCCAGGGCGAGGCCACCGAGTGCGCCCTGGTAGAGTATGCAGCCAGCCTGGGGCTGCCGAAAAACACCCTGGCGATCGGCGCGCCCCGGGTGGGGGAGTTGCCCTTCGATTCCGAGCGAAAGCTCATGAGCACCTTTCATAAGGAGAGAGGCCGCACGGATGTGACCCAGTTCACCAAGGGCGCGCCGGATGTGCTGCTGGGCCGCTGCACCCACTGGCTGCGGGACGGCCTGCCCGTGCCCCTGACCCAGGGGGATCGGGCGGCGATCCTGGCCGAGAACCAGCGCATGGCCGGGGCTGCGCTGCGGGTGCTGGCCGCGGCGCAGCGGGCCTGGCCCGCCATGCCGGCCCGGCCCGAGCCGGCGGTGTGCGAACAGCAGCTCACCTTTTTGGGCCTTGTGGGTATGATGGACCCGGTGCGGCCCGAGGTGGCCCCCGCGATCCGCCAATGCCGCGCGGCGGGCATCCGGCCGGTCATGATCACCGGCGACCACAAGGACACCGCGGCGGCCATCGGCCGGGAGCTGGGCATCCTGACCGGCCCGGGCGGCGCCATCACCGGCATGGAGCTGGAGCGCATGAGCGACGCCGAGCTGGCCCGCCGCGTGCCGGAATTCAGCGTGTATGCCCGGGTGCAGCCCCAGCACAAGGTGCGCATTGTAAAGGCGTGGCGCGCCCGGGGCTGTGTGACCGCCATGACGGGGGACGGCGTGAACGACGCGCCCGCGCTGAAATCGGCCGATATTGGGGTGGGCATGGGCCTGACCGGGACCGACGTGACCAAGAATGTGGCCGACATGGTGCTGGCGGACGACAACTTTGCCACCATTGTGGCGGCGGTGGGCGAAGGGCGCCGCATTTACGACAACATCCGCAAGGCCATCCAGTTTTTGCTGGCCTCCAACATGAGCGAGGTGCTGAGCATCTTTACGGCCACGCTGCTGGGTATCTCGCTGCTGGGGCCCGCGCACCTGTTGTGGATCAACCTCATCACCGACTGCTTCCCCGCGCTGGCCCTGGGCATGGAGCGGGCCGAGGAAAACGTGATGCGCCGCCCGCCCCGCCCCCGCTCGGAGGGCATTTTTGCGGGAGGGCTGGGGTTCGACGTGGCCTGGCAGGGGCTTTTGGTGACGGCGCTCACCCTGGCGGCCTATTTTGCGGGCGTGTTCAGCGAAACCGGCCTGTGGCAGGTGACCCAGAGCGGCGCGGGCGTATCCATGGCGTTTTTGACCATGAGCATGGCCGAGATCTTTCACAGCTTCAACATGCGCAGCCAGCGGGGCAGCGTGTTCGCCCTGAAAGGGCAGAACATGTATCTGTGGGGCGCCATGCTGGGCAGCCTTTTGCTGAGCACCGGGGTGCTGTTTTGGCCGCCGGCTGCAGCCGCCTTTGGCTTCGAGGCCATCACCCTGGCCCAGTACGGCACGGCCATGGGGCTTGCGCTGGCCATTATCCCGTTGGTGGAGCTGTGCAAGGCCATCCTGCGGCTGGGCGGGGAAAAGGACTAA
- the cmk gene encoding cytidylate kinase: protein MISVAIDGPSGAGKSSLAKRLAKELGYLYVDTGAMYRAIGLYALRAGADPQDAAAVLALLPGIRIELAYVGGAQRVFLNGEDVSEAIRTEAVGMAASGVSAHQGVRDFLLELQRRLARTHDLLMDGRDIGTVILPNATVKIFLTASAEARAARRLAQLLQKGQTADYDTVLADICRRDRQDTERAAAPLRQAPDAVLVDTSELDFEQSFQALKAIILARV, encoded by the coding sequence ATGATTTCTGTTGCCATTGACGGGCCCTCGGGGGCCGGAAAGTCCAGCCTGGCCAAGCGGCTGGCAAAGGAGCTTGGGTATTTGTATGTGGACACCGGGGCCATGTACCGGGCCATCGGCCTGTACGCGCTGCGCGCCGGGGCGGACCCGCAGGACGCCGCCGCGGTGCTGGCCCTTTTGCCGGGCATCCGGATCGAGCTTGCCTATGTGGGCGGCGCCCAGCGGGTGTTTTTGAACGGCGAGGATGTGAGCGAGGCGATTCGCACCGAGGCGGTGGGCATGGCGGCCAGCGGAGTGTCGGCCCACCAGGGGGTGCGCGACTTTTTGCTGGAGCTGCAGCGCCGGCTGGCCCGCACCCATGACCTGCTTATGGACGGGCGGGACATCGGTACCGTGATCCTGCCGAACGCCACGGTGAAGATCTTTTTAACGGCGAGCGCCGAGGCCCGCGCGGCGCGGCGGCTGGCCCAGCTTTTGCAGAAAGGCCAGACGGCCGATTACGATACGGTTTTGGCCGACATCTGCCGGCGCGACCGGCAGGATACCGAGCGTGCGGCGGCACCGCTGCGGCAGGCGCCGGATGCGGTTTTAGTGGATACCAGCGAGCTGGATTTTGAGCAGAGCTTCCAGGCGCTCAAGGCAATTATTCTGGCCCGCGTTTGA